One window of Candidatus Omnitrophota bacterium genomic DNA carries:
- a CDS encoding type II toxin-antitoxin system RelE/ParE family toxin, which translates to MRYKSQFTQECLRDIKKLKKSSDLLKRLKNKINEILCDPYRFKPLRYSLKNKRRIHIGSFVLIFKIDEEEKIIEFISFRHHDDVYNEAD; encoded by the coding sequence ATGAGATATAAAAGCCAATTCACACAAGAATGCTTAAGAGACATAAAAAAGTTGAAAAAGTCTTCCGATCTGTTAAAGCGCTTGAAAAACAAAATCAATGAAATCCTCTGCGATCCCTATCGTTTTAAGCCTTTGCGATATTCATTGAAGAATAAACGCCGAATTCACATCGGCTCATTTGTCCTGATTTTCAAAATCGACGAAGAAGAAAAGATAATAGAATTTATTTCCTTCCGACATCACGATGATGTTTATAACGAAGCCGATTAG
- a CDS encoding type II toxin-antitoxin system RelE/ParE family toxin has product MERLKSKISEISKNPYHYKPLRYPLNNRRRTHLGSFVLIFEIDDEEKAIVFHSFRHHDDVYGDDD; this is encoded by the coding sequence ATGGAACGACTAAAAAGTAAAATATCGGAAATAAGTAAAAATCCATATCATTATAAACCTTTGCGATACCCATTAAATAATCGAAGAAGAACGCATCTTGGCTCTTTCGTCTTGATTTTCGAAATCGATGACGAAGAAAAGGCTATAGTATTTCATTCCTTCCGTCACCACGATGACGTTTATGGCGATGACGATTAA